One part of the Mariniflexile litorale genome encodes these proteins:
- a CDS encoding FKBP-type peptidyl-prolyl cis-trans isomerase, which translates to MKIIKFLGVVLSASILSSCGGQGVSKRALKTEIDSVSYAIGMDVAKNVKTSISEIDNELFIQGYMNVLDSTNILIKEENAQQVLTAYFQKKQAENMKKQQEEAEKEKGVGEKFLEENKAKEGVKVTESGLQYKVLKEGEGAKPTAESKVKVHYHGTLIDGTVFDSSVDRGEPTEFGVGQVIPGWTEGLQLMSVGSKYKFFIPQSLGYGARQAGEKIKPYSALIFEVELLEIVE; encoded by the coding sequence ATGAAAATAATTAAATTTCTAGGAGTTGTATTATCAGCTTCAATTTTATCATCTTGTGGTGGTCAAGGCGTTTCAAAAAGAGCATTAAAAACTGAAATAGATTCAGTAAGTTATGCTATTGGTATGGATGTCGCTAAAAATGTGAAAACAAGCATTTCAGAAATAGACAATGAATTATTCATTCAAGGATACATGAATGTTTTAGATTCTACAAACATTTTAATTAAAGAAGAAAATGCACAACAAGTTCTAACTGCTTATTTTCAAAAAAAGCAGGCTGAAAACATGAAAAAACAGCAAGAAGAAGCTGAAAAAGAAAAAGGTGTAGGTGAAAAATTCTTAGAAGAGAATAAAGCAAAAGAAGGTGTTAAAGTAACTGAAAGTGGGTTGCAATATAAAGTATTAAAAGAAGGAGAAGGCGCAAAACCAACTGCGGAATCTAAAGTAAAAGTACATTACCACGGTACATTAATTGATGGAACTGTGTTTGATAGTTCTGTAGACAGAGGTGAGCCAACCGAGTTTGGTGTAGGTCAAGTTATACCAGGTTGGACAGAAGGTTTACAGCTTATGTCTGTAGGTTCTAAATACAAATTCTTTATACCTCAAAGTTTAGGTTACGGTGCTAGACAAGCAGGAGAAAAAATTAAACCATATTCTGCTTTAATTTTTGAAGTTGAATTATTAGAAATAGTTGAATAA
- the era gene encoding GTPase Era yields the protein MNHKAGFVNIIGNPNVGKSTLMNAFVGEKLSIITSKAQTTRHRILGIVNGDDFQVVLSDTPGIIKPAYELQESMMGFVKSAFEDADVLLYMVEIGEQELKDESFFYKITSSKIPVLLLLNKIDKSNQEQLESQVQVWLEKVPNAEIFPISALEGFNVKEVFNRILDLLPESPAFYPKDQLTDKPERFFINETIREKILLHYKKEIPYAVEIETEEFFEEEEIIRIRAVIMVERETQKGIIIGHKGSALKRVGVEARKDLEAFFGKQIHLETYVKVNKNWRSNQKQLRRFGYNN from the coding sequence ATGAACCACAAAGCCGGTTTTGTAAATATTATTGGAAACCCAAATGTGGGTAAATCTACTTTAATGAATGCCTTTGTAGGCGAAAAATTGTCTATCATCACTTCGAAAGCCCAAACAACCCGTCATCGTATTTTAGGTATTGTGAATGGTGACGATTTTCAAGTAGTTCTTTCTGATACACCAGGTATTATAAAACCCGCTTACGAGCTGCAAGAAAGCATGATGGGTTTTGTTAAGTCTGCTTTTGAAGATGCCGATGTGCTGTTGTATATGGTTGAAATTGGCGAACAAGAATTAAAAGATGAATCTTTTTTTTATAAAATAACCAGTTCAAAAATTCCTGTATTACTACTACTCAATAAAATTGATAAATCCAACCAGGAACAGTTAGAAAGCCAAGTGCAAGTGTGGTTAGAAAAAGTGCCAAATGCTGAAATTTTCCCCATATCTGCATTAGAAGGGTTTAATGTTAAAGAAGTATTTAATAGAATACTTGATTTGTTACCAGAGTCGCCAGCATTCTATCCAAAAGATCAATTAACTGATAAACCAGAACGCTTTTTTATAAACGAAACCATTCGCGAAAAAATTCTGCTTCATTATAAAAAGGAAATACCGTATGCCGTTGAGATAGAAACCGAAGAGTTTTTTGAAGAAGAAGAAATTATTAGAATACGAGCTGTTATTATGGTAGAGCGTGAAACCCAAAAAGGCATCATCATTGGGCACAAAGGAAGTGCTTTAAAACGCGTAGGCGTAGAGGCTCGAAAAGATTTAGAGGCTTTCTTTGGGAAACAAATTCATCTAGAAACTTACGTAAAAGTGAATAAAAATTGGAGAAGCAATCAAAAACAATTACGTCGTTTTGGTTATAATAATTAG
- a CDS encoding MG2 domain-containing protein, producing MKQSIFFLTILLLSSLGNSQNSDYKSLWKTVEQHETEGLPKSALKVVEQIYLLATKDKNHTQLLKTMFFKSKFALVLEEDAQFKIINDFKSEIKKSSFPTKNVLESILANLYWQYFNQNRWQFYNRTKTSEKVDSEDFRTWDLQTLFDEIHLHYQKSLQNGLLLQLEPLSKYDAILNVQKDSKVYRPTLFDFLNHETLEFYKTNETHITKPAYKFEIDNSELLSNTYAFSELNLSSKDSTSLQLRALKIYQGLILFHIKDKTSFALADVNIERLKFVSEHATFSDKEALLLEALKNEANNLKDHEASGLYLFEVASIYYQQSNQYQAKTKEENRWKAKDAVKVCNNVIEQFPKSNAAEKCTVLKQQIEQLALQITTESYLPIQQHSRLLVSYKNVEELQFNIYELTNKQLEKFNKTYRKEEQLAFIKKLDNLKTWDSKLPNESDFQNHSTEILVPKLNNGRYLIYASVKNDDETFAFSTIQVTNLALVETESNAYKTFQIIDRNNGKPISNASVELSFTENNNTKIQSENFSTNSLGEIKIEKTENRYRNLSVKVKYANDTAYFGDYYVNAYYKTEKEDIEYKAFLFTDRSIYRPGQIVYFKAIAMKTNNGKSEVIANESVYATLYDVNGDEIKEFELTTNSFGSISGEFILPSSGLNGQYHIGLDGNEEDFYLEHYFSVEEYKRPKFETKFKPVTETYKINDSVTVKGTALAYAGSNITDAKVVYRVHRKVQYPRWYFWYRPWFNSEPQEIAHGESITDASGNFEITFKAQSDQSVDKNSLPIFNYEITADVTDINGETRSATSIVNVGYHALVANMRLDDILDKTIKDYKITLDTKNLNGEFVPAKGEVKIHKLQAPNTVLRNRPWAAPDYQEFSTEAFKNLFPHDAYTNEHQSSNWKKGTLVFEKAFDTEKSKELALGNIKKWESGQYIITLESKDQFGQLVKDEIKTTLYNDADKSLADNQLFSMTTNKLTYKTGETALVTVGSSAENVNVTLTIEKDHKAIKTEVIQLNNNKKSISIPISNDDVGGFAVHYSFSAFNSFQSGREIIAVPYPKTDLDIETTTFRDKLQPGTDETWSFKIKGPQGDKVAAELLASMYDASLDQFKAHAWSFNPIYNQTYYTYNNSNARQSFGTQNFRVHYESRNINYPTKYYDELNWFGLYFGNNNIRIRGNASVSRTLNGMVAGIETMEDSAHLDEVVVVGYGTQKKEMLTGTVSLVEANEMDSEPLSTPPTDEDGLQKPNFDNVQIRKNLQETAFFLPQLQTDKDGNVSFSFTTPEALTQWKLQLLAHTKTLENATKTLTTVTQKELMVIPNAPRFLRQGDQITISTKIANLTDKQLSGQAVLVLTDAVSGKDITNKLIRKQANPNPSGELEGDFTVPAKGNTQISWSLSIPDDVDAVQYKIIAKSGTFSDGEQNALPVLSNRILVTETLPMWIRSDETRTFTLDKLKTNPSTTLKNHKLTLEITSNPAWYAIQALPYLMEYPYECNEQTFSRFYANTLASHIANSNPRIQEVFNQWASQDALVSNLEKNKELKSILIQETPWLRDAESETEQKKRIALLFDLNKMNNELQSAKRKLENNQLSSGAWAWFNGGRENRYITQHIITGFGHLKQLKVETKEASKMIEKAINYLDAEFVQEYKDIRRYNAKVDLTKDHLSYTQLHYLYMRSFYSEIKKSKEVEDITKYYQTQIQKYWLSRSLYSKGLMALVINRMGDKVTSSKILKSLKETSITSEELGMYWKENKSSWYWYQAPIETQALLIETFSEIENDTKTIDNLKIWLLKNKQTNQWKTTKATTEAVYALLLQGSDWLSITDAVDVIVGGQKIEPSKLENVKVEAGTGYYKTAWNTSEIKPNMATVQLTKKGDGIAWGSLYWQYFEDLDKITSAETPLKLNKKLFLKTNTDTGEQISEITSKTHLKVGDLVRVRIELRSDRTMEFIHMKDMRAAGLEPVNVISQYKWQDGLGYYESTKDASTNFFFDYLPKGVYVFEYDLRVNNTGNMSNGITTIQSMYAPEFSSHSEGTRVLVK from the coding sequence ATGAAACAATCCATATTTTTTTTAACAATTCTTTTACTTTCAAGTCTTGGAAACAGTCAAAACTCAGACTATAAATCACTTTGGAAAACCGTTGAACAGCATGAAACTGAAGGCTTGCCAAAATCGGCTTTAAAGGTCGTCGAACAAATTTATTTACTGGCTACTAAAGATAAAAACCACACTCAACTTTTAAAAACGATGTTTTTTAAAAGTAAGTTTGCCTTGGTTTTAGAAGAAGATGCACAATTTAAAATTATAAATGATTTTAAAAGTGAAATTAAAAAAAGTTCATTCCCTACAAAAAATGTACTTGAAAGCATTTTAGCAAACTTGTATTGGCAATACTTCAACCAAAACAGATGGCAGTTTTACAATCGTACTAAAACATCTGAAAAAGTAGATTCGGAAGACTTTAGAACATGGGACTTACAAACCCTATTTGATGAAATTCATTTGCATTACCAAAAGTCTTTGCAAAACGGGTTGTTGTTGCAATTAGAACCTTTAAGCAAGTATGACGCTATTTTAAACGTTCAAAAAGATTCTAAAGTTTACAGACCAACATTGTTTGATTTTTTAAATCATGAAACTTTAGAATTTTATAAAACCAATGAAACCCATATTACAAAACCTGCTTATAAATTTGAGATTGATAATTCAGAACTTTTAAGTAATACGTATGCTTTTTCAGAGTTAAACTTGTCTTCAAAAGATTCAACGTCTTTGCAATTACGTGCTTTAAAAATATACCAAGGCTTAATTCTGTTTCATATAAAAGACAAAACATCTTTTGCATTGGCAGATGTGAATATTGAGCGTTTAAAATTTGTAAGTGAACATGCTACGTTTAGTGATAAAGAAGCTTTATTATTAGAAGCTTTAAAAAATGAAGCTAACAACCTAAAAGACCATGAAGCTTCTGGATTGTATCTTTTTGAAGTAGCTTCCATTTATTACCAACAAAGCAATCAATATCAAGCTAAAACCAAGGAAGAAAATCGCTGGAAAGCAAAAGACGCTGTTAAAGTTTGCAATAATGTTATCGAACAGTTCCCTAAAAGTAATGCCGCTGAAAAATGCACCGTTTTAAAACAACAAATAGAACAACTCGCACTACAAATAACTACTGAAAGTTACTTACCTATTCAACAACACAGTCGTTTATTGGTTAGTTATAAAAATGTTGAAGAACTTCAATTCAACATTTACGAATTGACAAATAAACAATTAGAAAAATTCAATAAAACCTATAGAAAAGAGGAACAATTAGCATTTATAAAAAAGTTAGACAATTTAAAAACTTGGGATAGCAAATTGCCTAATGAAAGTGATTTCCAAAACCATAGTACCGAAATTCTGGTTCCAAAGCTAAATAACGGTAGATATTTGATTTATGCATCTGTTAAAAATGATGATGAAACGTTCGCTTTCAGCACAATTCAAGTTACTAATTTAGCTTTGGTTGAAACCGAAAGTAATGCCTATAAAACCTTTCAAATAATAGACAGAAACAACGGAAAACCTATTAGTAATGCATCTGTTGAATTGAGTTTCACTGAAAACAATAATACTAAAATTCAATCTGAAAACTTCTCTACCAATAGTTTGGGCGAAATTAAAATAGAGAAAACCGAAAACCGATACAGAAACCTCTCTGTAAAAGTTAAATATGCTAACGATACGGCTTATTTTGGCGATTATTATGTAAATGCTTATTATAAAACCGAAAAAGAAGACATCGAATACAAAGCCTTTTTGTTTACAGACCGAAGCATTTACCGTCCTGGACAAATCGTTTATTTTAAAGCAATTGCCATGAAGACTAACAACGGAAAGTCGGAAGTTATAGCAAACGAATCTGTTTACGCCACTTTATACGATGTAAATGGTGATGAAATAAAAGAATTTGAACTTACAACCAACTCATTCGGTTCTATTTCGGGTGAATTTATACTACCTAGTAGTGGACTAAATGGCCAATACCATATTGGACTTGATGGTAATGAAGAAGATTTTTATTTAGAGCATTACTTCTCTGTTGAAGAATACAAACGTCCAAAGTTTGAAACAAAATTCAAACCTGTTACAGAAACCTACAAAATTAATGATTCTGTAACGGTCAAAGGAACAGCCTTAGCTTATGCAGGCAGCAATATTACCGATGCAAAAGTGGTTTATAGAGTTCACAGAAAAGTGCAATATCCGCGTTGGTATTTCTGGTACCGCCCATGGTTTAACAGCGAACCTCAAGAAATAGCGCATGGTGAGAGCATCACAGACGCATCCGGTAATTTTGAAATTACTTTTAAAGCCCAATCAGACCAAAGTGTAGATAAAAATAGTTTGCCCATTTTTAACTACGAAATAACTGCCGATGTTACGGACATTAATGGAGAAACACGAAGTGCAACCTCCATAGTAAATGTGGGGTATCATGCTTTGGTTGCTAACATGCGTTTGGACGACATACTTGATAAAACCATCAAAGACTATAAAATAACTCTTGACACTAAAAACTTGAACGGTGAATTTGTACCCGCTAAAGGCGAAGTGAAAATACACAAATTGCAAGCCCCAAATACCGTTTTAAGAAACAGGCCTTGGGCAGCACCCGATTATCAAGAATTTTCAACAGAGGCTTTTAAAAATCTGTTTCCGCATGACGCTTATACTAACGAACATCAATCTAGTAATTGGAAAAAAGGCACATTAGTTTTTGAGAAAGCATTCGACACCGAAAAGTCTAAAGAACTCGCTTTAGGAAATATTAAAAAATGGGAATCAGGACAATACATCATCACGTTAGAAAGTAAAGACCAGTTTGGTCAATTGGTTAAAGATGAAATTAAAACCACATTGTATAACGATGCCGATAAAAGTTTAGCTGACAATCAATTATTCAGCATGACAACAAATAAACTCACATACAAAACTGGCGAAACTGCTTTAGTAACAGTAGGGTCTTCTGCCGAAAATGTAAATGTTACACTAACAATTGAAAAAGATCATAAGGCAATAAAAACAGAAGTCATCCAATTAAACAACAACAAGAAATCTATTAGTATCCCTATTAGTAATGATGACGTTGGTGGGTTTGCCGTACATTATAGTTTCTCGGCTTTTAATAGTTTTCAATCGGGTAGAGAAATTATTGCTGTTCCTTATCCTAAAACCGATTTAGATATTGAAACCACAACGTTCCGCGATAAATTACAACCTGGAACAGATGAAACTTGGAGTTTTAAAATTAAAGGGCCGCAAGGTGATAAAGTCGCAGCTGAATTATTAGCCAGCATGTACGACGCTTCTTTAGATCAGTTTAAAGCGCATGCATGGAGTTTTAATCCTATTTATAATCAAACCTATTATACTTATAACAATAGTAATGCACGTCAAAGTTTTGGCACACAAAATTTTAGAGTGCATTATGAAAGTCGAAACATCAACTATCCAACGAAATATTATGATGAATTAAACTGGTTTGGTCTTTATTTTGGAAATAACAACATTAGAATTAGAGGAAATGCAAGTGTTTCAAGAACTTTAAACGGAATGGTAGCAGGTATTGAAACCATGGAAGATAGCGCCCATTTAGATGAAGTGGTCGTAGTTGGTTATGGAACACAAAAAAAAGAAATGTTAACAGGTACTGTTTCATTAGTTGAGGCTAATGAAATGGATTCAGAACCTCTTTCAACTCCACCTACTGATGAAGATGGATTACAAAAACCAAACTTCGACAATGTACAAATTCGTAAAAACCTTCAAGAAACTGCCTTTTTCCTTCCACAGCTACAAACGGATAAAGACGGAAATGTTAGTTTCAGTTTCACCACACCAGAAGCTTTAACTCAATGGAAACTGCAATTATTAGCACACACCAAAACTTTGGAAAACGCGACAAAAACATTAACTACGGTTACTCAAAAAGAATTGATGGTCATTCCAAATGCACCACGCTTTTTACGTCAAGGCGACCAAATAACTATAAGTACAAAAATTGCGAATTTAACAGATAAACAACTTTCTGGACAAGCTGTTTTAGTATTAACCGATGCTGTTTCTGGAAAAGATATTACCAACAAACTTATCCGCAAACAAGCTAATCCTAACCCTTCGGGGGAGCTAGAGGGGGATTTCACCGTCCCCGCCAAAGGCAATACCCAAATCTCTTGGAGTTTATCAATACCTGATGATGTAGATGCTGTTCAATATAAAATAATAGCAAAGTCAGGAACTTTTAGTGATGGTGAACAAAACGCTTTGCCTGTTTTAAGTAATCGCATATTAGTTACTGAAACCTTACCCATGTGGATTCGGAGCGACGAAACCAGAACTTTTACATTAGATAAGTTAAAAACTAACCCCTCAACAACGCTTAAAAATCATAAATTAACTTTGGAAATAACTTCCAATCCAGCGTGGTATGCGATACAGGCACTCCCCTATTTAATGGAATATCCGTACGAGTGTAATGAGCAAACATTCTCACGTTTTTATGCAAACACATTAGCGAGTCATATTGCCAATTCAAACCCCAGAATTCAAGAAGTATTTAACCAATGGGCGTCTCAAGACGCACTCGTTTCAAATCTTGAAAAAAATAAAGAATTGAAATCTATTTTAATTCAAGAAACACCATGGTTACGAGATGCTGAAAGTGAAACCGAGCAAAAAAAACGCATAGCGTTGTTATTCGATTTGAATAAAATGAACAACGAGTTACAATCGGCTAAACGCAAACTTGAAAACAATCAATTGAGTAGCGGTGCTTGGGCTTGGTTTAATGGCGGACGTGAAAATAGATACATCACACAACACATCATTACTGGTTTTGGACATTTAAAACAACTTAAAGTTGAAACAAAAGAAGCATCTAAAATGATAGAAAAAGCTATCAACTATCTAGATGCTGAATTTGTTCAAGAATATAAAGACATTAGAAGGTACAATGCGAAAGTTGATTTAACCAAAGACCATTTAAGTTACACGCAGTTGCATTATTTATATATGCGAAGCTTTTATTCAGAAATTAAAAAATCGAAAGAAGTGGAAGACATTACTAAATACTATCAAACGCAAATTCAAAAGTATTGGTTAAGTCGATCGTTATATTCAAAAGGATTGATGGCTTTAGTTATTAATAGAATGGGGGATAAAGTCACCTCCTCTAAAATTTTAAAATCGTTAAAAGAAACAAGCATCACTTCAGAAGAATTGGGTATGTATTGGAAAGAAAATAAGAGCTCATGGTATTGGTATCAAGCACCTATTGAAACACAAGCCTTATTAATTGAAACCTTTTCAGAAATAGAAAACGACACCAAAACGATTGATAATTTAAAAATCTGGTTGCTTAAAAACAAACAAACCAATCAATGGAAAACCACCAAAGCAACCACAGAAGCTGTTTATGCCTTATTACTACAAGGTAGTGATTGGCTAAGTATAACCGATGCGGTTGATGTTATTGTAGGAGGACAAAAAATTGAGCCTTCAAAACTAGAAAACGTAAAAGTGGAAGCTGGAACAGGGTATTATAAAACGGCTTGGAACACCTCAGAAATAAAACCAAACATGGCAACAGTTCAACTTACAAAAAAAGGAGATGGCATTGCATGGGGAAGTTTATACTGGCAATATTTTGAAGATTTAGATAAAATAACTTCTGCAGAAACACCACTTAAATTAAATAAAAAACTGTTCCTTAAAACCAATACAGATACAGGTGAACAAATTTCAGAAATAACCTCTAAAACTCATTTAAAAGTTGGTGATTTAGTTCGAGTGCGTATTGAATTAAGAAGTGATAGAACTATGGAATTCATCCACATGAAAGATATGCGTGCTGCTGGATTAGAACCCGTAAATGTGATTTCTCAATACAAATGGCAAGATGGTTTGGGGTATTATGAAAGCACTAAAGATGCATCGACTAATTTCTTTTTCGATTATTTACCAAAAGGAGTTTATGTTTTTGAATATGATTTACGTGTGAATAATACAGGTAACATGAGTAATGGCATCACCACCATACAAAGTATGTATGCGCCAGAATTTAGTAGCCATAGTGAAGGTACTAGAGTGTTAGTTAAGTAA
- the murC gene encoding Mur ligase family protein gives MNVHFIAIGGSAMHNLALALQNKGYQVTGSDDEIFEPSKSRLQAKGILPEAYGWFPEKINASIDGVVLGMHAKADNPELLKAQELGLKIYSYPEFLYEQSKHKTRVVIGGSHGKTTITSMILHVMHYHNRDVDYMVGAQLEGFDVMVKLTETNDFIVLEGDEYLSSPIDRRPKFHLYKPNIALLSGIAWDHINVFPTYDNYVEQFRIFVDSIVKGGSITYNEEDPEVKRVVEASANTIRKLPYHTPEYTVNNGETLLETPEGELPIEVFGKHNLNNLAGAKWICQHMGIDEDDFYEAIATFKGASKRLEKIAESKTSVAYKDFAHSPSKVEATTKAVKEQYGNRTVVACLELHTYSSLNAEFLKEYKGALDAADVAVVFYSPHAVEIKKLKEVTHEQIANAFERDDLIIYTNPDDFKNYLFSQNFDNKALLLMSSGNYGGLDFNEVKRLIG, from the coding sequence ATGAACGTACATTTTATAGCTATTGGTGGCTCTGCCATGCATAATTTAGCACTAGCTCTTCAAAATAAAGGTTATCAAGTAACAGGTAGCGACGATGAAATATTCGAACCTTCAAAATCCCGATTACAAGCAAAAGGTATTTTACCAGAAGCCTATGGTTGGTTTCCAGAGAAAATTAACGCCTCTATCGATGGGGTTGTATTGGGTATGCACGCTAAAGCTGATAACCCAGAGTTGTTAAAAGCTCAAGAATTAGGTTTGAAAATATACAGTTATCCAGAGTTCTTATACGAACAATCGAAGCATAAAACGCGTGTGGTTATTGGTGGTAGTCATGGAAAAACCACAATAACTTCTATGATTTTACATGTGATGCATTATCACAATCGAGATGTAGATTATATGGTGGGAGCCCAATTAGAAGGTTTTGATGTGATGGTAAAACTTACCGAAACTAATGATTTTATAGTGCTTGAAGGCGATGAATATTTAAGTTCACCCATTGATAGACGTCCAAAATTCCATTTATACAAACCTAATATAGCTTTATTAAGCGGTATTGCTTGGGATCATATCAACGTGTTTCCTACCTATGATAATTATGTAGAACAGTTTCGCATATTTGTAGATAGCATTGTTAAGGGCGGTAGTATAACGTATAATGAGGAAGACCCTGAAGTGAAACGTGTTGTAGAAGCATCGGCAAATACCATTCGTAAGCTGCCTTATCATACTCCAGAATACACTGTTAATAACGGAGAAACACTTCTAGAAACTCCTGAAGGAGAACTTCCTATTGAAGTTTTTGGAAAACACAATCTAAACAATTTAGCAGGAGCTAAATGGATTTGTCAACATATGGGTATTGATGAAGATGATTTTTACGAAGCCATAGCTACTTTTAAAGGCGCTAGCAAGCGTCTCGAAAAAATAGCAGAAAGTAAAACGAGTGTTGCTTATAAAGATTTTGCGCATTCGCCAAGTAAAGTGGAAGCGACTACTAAAGCTGTGAAGGAGCAATATGGCAATAGAACTGTTGTAGCTTGTTTAGAATTGCACACTTATAGTAGTTTGAATGCTGAGTTTTTAAAAGAATATAAAGGCGCTTTAGATGCGGCTGATGTTGCGGTGGTGTTTTATTCACCACATGCTGTGGAAATTAAAAAACTTAAAGAAGTTACTCACGAACAAATAGCCAATGCTTTTGAACGTGATGATTTAATTATTTACACCAACCCAGACGATTTTAAAAACTACCTTTTCTCGCAAAATTTTGATAACAAGGCCTTGTTATTAATGAGTTCTGGTAATTATGGTGGACTTGATTTTAATGAGGTGAAAAGGTTGATTGGGTAA
- a CDS encoding tetratricopeptide repeat protein, whose product MRKIIYLLLFPLVSFSQTSLDSIDYFFKQKQFEKAEIQLKAYLNKHPKNLKAIELLGDAFGHQKKWDETIENYKQLVDANLQNADYHYKYGGAMGMKALTVSKLTALGMIGDIESAFLKAAELDSKHINVRWALVEYYMKLPGILGGSKSKSLKYAYQLEQLSKVDGYIAKGYIYESDNESDLAEKYYKLAITDGGSLWSYEKLTTFYEKQKQPEKALANLQVAKEKHKRNDLEYQMGKIAAEYNIELQKGVQCLQTYLKNYSPKDNVPKAWAHYRLSQIYAHNKNKEAALKYIDLALAESPEMKSFKQEKIKILKL is encoded by the coding sequence ATGAGAAAAATTATTTATCTATTACTTTTTCCGTTAGTTTCTTTTAGTCAAACTTCGTTAGATAGTATTGATTATTTTTTTAAACAAAAACAGTTTGAAAAAGCTGAGATTCAATTAAAGGCTTATCTAAATAAACACCCAAAAAACTTAAAAGCAATTGAGTTACTAGGCGATGCCTTCGGTCATCAAAAAAAATGGGATGAAACCATAGAAAACTACAAGCAATTAGTAGATGCTAACCTCCAAAATGCAGATTATCATTATAAATATGGAGGTGCTATGGGTATGAAAGCCTTAACAGTTAGTAAGCTAACAGCTTTGGGTATGATTGGAGATATTGAATCTGCATTTCTTAAAGCTGCCGAATTAGATTCTAAGCATATAAATGTACGCTGGGCATTGGTTGAGTATTATATGAAATTGCCTGGTATCTTAGGGGGAAGTAAGAGCAAGTCGTTAAAGTATGCGTATCAACTAGAGCAACTGTCCAAAGTAGATGGGTATATAGCAAAAGGTTATATTTACGAATCTGATAATGAATCAGATCTTGCGGAAAAATATTACAAACTAGCCATAACGGATGGCGGATCATTATGGAGTTATGAAAAATTAACCACTTTTTACGAAAAACAAAAACAGCCCGAAAAGGCATTAGCGAATTTACAAGTTGCCAAAGAAAAGCATAAGCGTAACGATTTAGAGTATCAAATGGGTAAAATCGCTGCCGAATATAATATCGAGCTACAAAAAGGCGTGCAATGTTTACAAACCTATCTTAAAAACTATTCACCAAAAGACAATGTTCCAAAAGCTTGGGCGCACTATAGGTTGTCTCAAATTTATGCGCATAATAAGAATAAAGAAGCAGCCTTAAAGTATATTGATTTAGCGCTTGCAGAATCGCCAGAAATGAAATCTTTTAAACAAGAAAAAATAAAAATATTAAAGTTGTAA
- a CDS encoding GTP-binding protein yields MQTTNNFILRPRFKIKISRNKETILKKFQDSKKTQSDFIISRIDEHVFIKFPKEKQHFWSPQLHLEINNINNSSCVLYGLFGPNPTIWTFFMFLHFIVGLLFFAFGIWTYSNWTLKTSYAFQISFMLIMAIIWIVLYFIGSIGKASSKDEMKDLYDCMEKIIKSVS; encoded by the coding sequence ATGCAAACTACTAACAATTTTATTTTACGTCCTCGTTTTAAGATTAAAATAAGCAGAAATAAAGAAACTATATTAAAAAAGTTTCAAGACTCTAAAAAAACTCAATCTGATTTTATTATAAGTCGAATTGATGAGCATGTGTTTATAAAATTCCCAAAAGAGAAACAGCATTTTTGGTCACCGCAATTACACCTAGAAATAAATAACATTAATAATAGTTCTTGCGTACTTTATGGTTTATTTGGGCCAAACCCTACCATTTGGACCTTTTTTATGTTCCTACATTTTATTGTAGGTCTGTTATTTTTTGCTTTTGGTATTTGGACATATTCTAATTGGACCTTAAAAACATCTTATGCTTTTCAAATATCATTTATGCTAATAATGGCAATAATTTGGATTGTTTTATACTTTATAGGGAGTATTGGAAAGGCTTCTAGCAAAGACGAAATGAAAGATCTATATGATTGCATGGAAAAAATTATAAAGTCTGTAAGCTAA